The following coding sequences are from one Triticum aestivum cultivar Chinese Spring chromosome 5A, IWGSC CS RefSeq v2.1, whole genome shotgun sequence window:
- the LOC123103602 gene encoding FAD synthetase, chloroplastic isoform X2 has protein sequence MERGGTAALACTFRSSSSPSPVSHCSPLLRPRRRPPAAAGAPHFLPPAGRRFSQNRFLDTSKGLKRHPLTTFSPFGRPSVSLNDADLVKDKMLIDCGEEQDCVLDGIVALGKFDALHIGHRELAMHASKSGNPFLLSFVGMAEVLGWEYRPPIVAHCDRKRVLLSWAPYCRNVVPLEYQVEFAKVRYLTPRQFVERLSTDLRIKGVVAGENYRFGYKASGDAAELVKLCEEFGLSAFIVRSVMDTAKGSYNGATPAVNSSDKGQVSSSRVRKALSVGDIEYVSKLLGRKHRLVLTVTECPVKERKNIIVPKSCMVNMPPADGFYENCELFNGGYLGLCRVAINAETIDIEMKDESSLSPDNFQEVKQLGIEFG, from the exons ATGGAGCGGGGCGGCACCGCCGCGCTCGCCTGCACcttccgctcctcctcctccccctctccggtTTCCCACTGCTCGCCTCTCCTCCGCCCCCGTAGACGCCCGCCCGCGGCCGCCGGGGCTCCTCACTTCCTCCCGCCAGCCGGCCGGCGCTTCAG TCAAAATAGGTTTTTAGACACAAGCAAGGGGCTTAAGCGGCACCCATTGACGACATTCAGCCCATTTGGGCGTCCATCGGTTAGTCTGAACGATGCAGATTTAGTAAAAGATAAGATGCTAATTGATTGTGGAGAAGAGCAAGACTGTGTGCTTG ATGGGATAGTTGCCTTGGGAAAATTTGATGCCCTTCACATTGGCCACCGGGAACTAGCCATGCATGCTTCTAAATCAGGAaatccttttcttctttcttttgttggAATGGCTGAAGTTCTTGGCTGGGAGTATAG GCCTCCCATAGTTGCTCATTGTGATCGGAAGCGTGTCCTTTTGTCTTGGGCTCCATATTGTAGAAATGTGGTGCCTCTTGAATATCAAGTTGAGTTTGCAAAGGTCAGGTACCTAACTCCACGCCAGTTTGTTGAGAGGTTATCAACGGATCTTAGAATAAAAGGTGTTGTAGCAG GTGAAAACTACAGATTCGGGTACAAAGCATCTGGTGATGCAGCTGAGTTAGTGAAACTGTGTGAGGAATTCGGTTTAAGTGCATTTATTGTACGGTCTGTCATGGACACCGCAAAGGGATCTTATAATGGAGCAACACCTGCCGTAAATTCAAGCGATAAAGGACAGGTGTCTTCTAGTCGTGTTCGCAAAGCTTTGTCGGTTGGTGACATTGAATACGTCTCCAAGTTACTTGGGAGGAAACACCGCCTTGTGCTAACTGTGACCGAATGCCCCGTTAAGGAACGGAAAAACATTATAGTCCCGAAATCTTGCATGGTTAACATGCCACCAGCCGATGGATTCTACGAGAACTGTGAGCTCTTCAATGGAGGGTATCTTGGACTATGCAGGGTGGCCATTAACGCAGAGACCATTGATATCGAGATGAAAGATGAGAGCAGTTTGTCACCAGACAATTTTCAAGAAGTTAAACAACTAGGTATTGAGTTTGGGTGA
- the LOC123103602 gene encoding FAD synthetase, chloroplastic isoform X1 — protein sequence MERGGTAALACTFRSSSSPSPVSHCSPLLRPRRRPPAAAGAPHFLPPAGRRFSYCSQNRFLDTSKGLKRHPLTTFSPFGRPSVSLNDADLVKDKMLIDCGEEQDCVLDGIVALGKFDALHIGHRELAMHASKSGNPFLLSFVGMAEVLGWEYRPPIVAHCDRKRVLLSWAPYCRNVVPLEYQVEFAKVRYLTPRQFVERLSTDLRIKGVVAGENYRFGYKASGDAAELVKLCEEFGLSAFIVRSVMDTAKGSYNGATPAVNSSDKGQVSSSRVRKALSVGDIEYVSKLLGRKHRLVLTVTECPVKERKNIIVPKSCMVNMPPADGFYENCELFNGGYLGLCRVAINAETIDIEMKDESSLSPDNFQEVKQLGIEFG from the exons ATGGAGCGGGGCGGCACCGCCGCGCTCGCCTGCACcttccgctcctcctcctccccctctccggtTTCCCACTGCTCGCCTCTCCTCCGCCCCCGTAGACGCCCGCCCGCGGCCGCCGGGGCTCCTCACTTCCTCCCGCCAGCCGGCCGGCGCTTCAG CTACTGCAGTCAAAATAGGTTTTTAGACACAAGCAAGGGGCTTAAGCGGCACCCATTGACGACATTCAGCCCATTTGGGCGTCCATCGGTTAGTCTGAACGATGCAGATTTAGTAAAAGATAAGATGCTAATTGATTGTGGAGAAGAGCAAGACTGTGTGCTTG ATGGGATAGTTGCCTTGGGAAAATTTGATGCCCTTCACATTGGCCACCGGGAACTAGCCATGCATGCTTCTAAATCAGGAaatccttttcttctttcttttgttggAATGGCTGAAGTTCTTGGCTGGGAGTATAG GCCTCCCATAGTTGCTCATTGTGATCGGAAGCGTGTCCTTTTGTCTTGGGCTCCATATTGTAGAAATGTGGTGCCTCTTGAATATCAAGTTGAGTTTGCAAAGGTCAGGTACCTAACTCCACGCCAGTTTGTTGAGAGGTTATCAACGGATCTTAGAATAAAAGGTGTTGTAGCAG GTGAAAACTACAGATTCGGGTACAAAGCATCTGGTGATGCAGCTGAGTTAGTGAAACTGTGTGAGGAATTCGGTTTAAGTGCATTTATTGTACGGTCTGTCATGGACACCGCAAAGGGATCTTATAATGGAGCAACACCTGCCGTAAATTCAAGCGATAAAGGACAGGTGTCTTCTAGTCGTGTTCGCAAAGCTTTGTCGGTTGGTGACATTGAATACGTCTCCAAGTTACTTGGGAGGAAACACCGCCTTGTGCTAACTGTGACCGAATGCCCCGTTAAGGAACGGAAAAACATTATAGTCCCGAAATCTTGCATGGTTAACATGCCACCAGCCGATGGATTCTACGAGAACTGTGAGCTCTTCAATGGAGGGTATCTTGGACTATGCAGGGTGGCCATTAACGCAGAGACCATTGATATCGAGATGAAAGATGAGAGCAGTTTGTCACCAGACAATTTTCAAGAAGTTAAACAACTAGGTATTGAGTTTGGGTGA